The genomic interval NNNNNNNNNNNNNNNNNNNNNNNNNNNNNNNNNNNNNNNNNNNNNNNNNNNNNNNNNNNNNNNNNNNNNNNNNNNNNNNNNNNNNNNNNNNNNNNNNNNNNNNNNNNNNNNNNNNNNNNNNNNNNNNNNNNNNNNNNNNNNNNNNNNNNNNNNNNNNNNNNNNNNNNNNNNNNNNNNNNNNNNNNNNNNNNNNNNNNNNNNNNNNNNNNNNNNNNNNNNNNNNNNNNNNNNNNNNNNNNNNNNNNNNNNNNNNNNNNNNNNNNNNNNNNNNNNNNNNNNNNNNNNNNNNNNNNNNNNNNNNNNNNNNNNNNNNNNNNNNNNNNNNNNNNNNNNNNNNNNNNNNNNNNNNNNNNNNNNNNNNNNNNNNNNNNNNNNNNNNNNNNNNNNNNNNNNNNNNNNNNNNNNNNNNNNNNNNNNNNNNNNNNNNNNNNNNNNNNNNNNNNNNNNNNNNNNNNNNNNNNNNNNNNNNNNNNNNNNNNNNNNNNNNNNNNNNNNNNNNNNNNNNNNNNNNNNNNNNNNNNNNNNNNNNNNNNNNNNNNNNNNNNNNNNNNNNNNNNNNNNNNNNNNNNNNNNNNNNNNNNNNNNNNNNNNNNNNNNNNNNNNNNNNNNNNNNNNNNNNNNNNNNNNNNNNNNNNNNNNNNNNNNNNNNNNNNNNNNNNNNNNNNNNNNNNNNNNNNNNNNNNNNNNNNNNNNNNNNNNNNNNNNNNNNNNNNNNNNNNNNNNNNNNNNNNNNNNNNNNNNNNNNNNNNNNNNNNNNNNNNNNNNNNNNNNNNNNNNNNNNNNNNNNNNNNNNNNNNNNNNNNNNNNNNNNNNNNNNNNNNNNNNNNNNNNNNNNNNNNNNNNNNNNNNNNNNNNNNNNNNNNNNNNNNNNNNNNNNNNNNNNNNNNNNNNNNNNNNNNNNNNNNNNNNNNNNNNNNNNNNNNNNNNNNNNNNNNNNNNNNNNNNNNNNNNNNNNNNNNNNNNNNNNNNNNNNNNNNNNNNNNNNNNNNNNNNNNNNNNNNNNNNNNNNNNNNNNNNNNNNNNNNNNNNNNNNNNNNNNNNNNNNNNNNNNNNNNNNNNNNNNNNNNNNNNNNNNNNNNNNNNNNNNNNNNNNNNNNNNNNNNNNNNNNNNNNNNNNNNNNNNNNNNNNNNNNNNNNNNNNNNNNNNNNNNNNNNNNNNNNNNNNNNNNNNNNNNNNNNNNNNNNNNNNNNNNNNNNNNNNNNNNNNNNNNNNNNNNNNNNNNNNNNNNNNNNNNNNNNNNNNNNNNNNNNNNNNNNNNNNNNNNNNNNNNNNNNNNNNNNNNNNNNNNNNNNNNNNNNNNNNNNNNNNNNNNNNNNNNNNNNNNNNNNNNNNNNNNNNNNNNNNNNNNNNNNNNNNNNNNNNNNNNNNNNNNNNNNNNNNNNNNNNNNNNNNNNNNNNNNNNNNNNNNNNNNNNNNNNNNNNNNNNNNNNNNNNNNNNNNNNNNNNNNNNNNNNNNNNNNNNNNNNNNNNNNNNNNNNNNNNNNNNNNNNNNNNNNNNNNNNNNNNNNNNNNNNNNNNNNNNNNNNNNNNNNNNNNNNNNNNNNNNNNNNNNNNNNNNNNNNNNNNNNNNNNNNNNNNNNNNNNNNNNNNNNNNNNNNNNNNNNNNNNNNNNNNNNNNNNNNNNNNNNNNNNNNNNNNNNNNNNNNNNNNNNNNNNNNNNNNNNNNNNNNNNNNNNNNNNNNNNNNNNNNNNNNNNNNNNNNNNNNNNNNNNNNNNNNNNNNNNNNNNNNNNNNNNNNNNNNNNNNNNNNNNNNNNNNNNNNNNNNNNNNNNNNNNNNNNNNNNNNNNNNNNNNNNNNNNNNNNNNNNNNNNNNNNNNNNNNNNNNNNNNNNNNNNNNNNNNNNNNNNNNNNNNNNNNNNNNNNNNNNNNNNNNNNNNNNNNNNNNNNNNNNNNNNNNNNNNNNNNNNNNNNNNNNNNNNNNNNNNNNNNNNNNNNNNNNNNNNNNNNNNNNNNNNNNNNNNNNNNNNNNNNNNNNNNNNNNNNNNNNNNNNNNNNNNNNNNNNNNNNNNNNNNNNNNNNNNNNNNNNNNNNNNNNNNNNNNNNNNNNNNNNNNNNNNNNNNNNNNNNNNNNNNNNNNNNNNNNNNNNNNNNNNNNNNNNNNNNNNNNNNNNNNNNNNNNNNNNNNNNNNNNNNNNNNNNNNNNNNNNNNNNNNNNNNNNNNNNNNNNNNNNNNNNNNNNNNNNNNNNNNNNNNNNNNNNNNNNNNNNNNNNNNNNNNNNNNNNNNNNNNNNNNNNNNNNNNNNNNNNNNNNNNNNNNNNNNNNNNNNNNNNNNNNNNNNNNNNNNNNNNNNNNNNNNNNNNNNNNNNNNNNNNNNNNNNNNNNNNNNNNNNNNNNNNNNNNNNNNNNNNNNNNNNNNNNNNNNNNNNNNNNNNNNNNNNNNNNNNNNNNNNNNNNNNNNNNNNNNNNNNNNNNNNNNNNNNNNNNNNNNNNNNNNNNNNNNNNNNNNNNNNNNNNNNNNNNNNNNNNNNNNNNNNNNNNNNNNNNNNNNNNNNNNNNNNNNNNNNNNNNNNNNNNNNNNNNNNNNNNNNNNNNNNNNNNNNNNNNNNNNNNNNNNNNNNNNNNNNNNNNNNNNNNNNNNNNNNNNNNNNNNNNNNNNNNNNNNNNNNNNNNNNNNNNNNNNNNNNNNNNNNNNNNNNNNNNNNNNNNNNNNNNNNNNNNNNNNNNNNNNNNNNNNNNNNNNNNNNNNNNNNNNNNNNNNNNNNNNNNNNNNNNNNNNNNNNNNNNNNNNNNNNNNNNNNNNNNNNNNNNNNNNNNNNNNNNNNNNNNNNNNNNNNNNNNNNNNNNNNNNNNNNNNNNNNNNNNNNNNNNNNNNNNNNNNNNNNNNNNNNNNNNNNNNNNNNNNNNNNNNNNNNNNNNNNNNNNNNNNNNNNNNNNNNNNNNNNNNNNNNNNNNNNNNNNNNNNNNNNNNNNNNNNNNNNNNNNNNNNNNNNNNNNNNNNNNNNNNNNNNNNNNNNNNNNNNNNNNNNNNNNNNNNNNNNNNNNNNNNNNNNNNNNNNNNNNNNNNNNNNNNNNNNNNNNNNNNNNNNNNNNNNNNNNNNNNNNNNNNNNNNNNNNNNNNNNNNNNNNNNNNNNNNNNNNNNNNNNNNNNNNNNNNNNNNNNNNNNNNNNNNNNNNNNNNNNNNNNNNNNNNNNNNNNNNNNNNNNNNNNNNNNNNNNNNNNNNNNNNNNNNNNNNNNNNNNNNNNNNNNNNNNNNNNNNNNNNNNNNNNNNNNNNNNNNNNNNNNNNNNNNNNNNNNNNNNNNNNNNNNNNNNNNNNNNNNNNNNNNNNNNNNNNNNNNNNNNNNNNNNNNNNNNNNNNNNNNNNNNNNNNNNNNNNNNNNNNNNNNNNNNNNNNNNNNNNNNNNNNNNNNNNNNNNNNNNNNNNNNNNNNNNNNNNNNNNNNNNNNNNNNNNNNNNNNNNNNNNNNNNNNNNNNNNNNNNNNNNNNNNNNNNNNNNNNNNNNNNNNNNNNNNNNNNNNNNNNNNNNNNNNNNNNNNNNNNNNNNNNNNNNNNNNNNNNNNNNNNNNNNNNNNNNNNNNNNNNNNNNNNNNNNNNNNNNNNNNNNNNNNNNNNNNNNNNNNNNNNNNNNNNNNNNNNNNNNNNNNNNNNNNNNNNNNNNNNNNNNNNNNNNNNNNNNNNNNNNNNNNNNNNNNNNNNNNNNNNNNNNNNNNNNNNNNNNNNNNNNNNNNNNNNNNNNNNNNNNNNNNNNNNNNNNNNNNNNNNNNNNNNNNNNNNNNNNNNNNNNNNNNNNNNNNNNNNNNNNNNNNNNNNNNNNNNNNNNNNNNNNNNNNNNNNNNNNNNNNNNNNNNNNNNNNNNNNNNNNNNNNNNNNNNNNNNNNNNNNNNNNNNNNNNNNNNNNNNNNNNNNNNNNNNNNNNNNNNNNNNNNNNNNNNNNNNNNNNNNNNNNNNNNNNNNNNNNNNNNNNNNNNNNNNNNNNNNNNNNNNNNNNNNNNNNNNNNNNNNNNNNNNNNNNNNNNNNNNNNNNNNNNNNNNNNNNNNNNNNNNNNNNNNNNNNNNNNNNNNNNNNNNNNNNNNNNNNNNNNNNNNNNNNNNNNNNNNNNNNNNNNNNNNNNNNNNNNNNNNNNNNNNNNNNNNNNNNNNNNNNNNNNNNNNNNNNNNNNNNNNNNNNNNNNNNNNNNNNNNNNNNNNNNNNNNNNNNNNNNNNNNNNNNNNNNNNNNNNNNNNNNNNNNNNNNNNNNNNNNNNNNNNNNNNNNNNNNNNNNNNNNNNNNNNNNNNNNNNNNNNNNNNNNNNNNNNNNNNNNNNNNNNNNNNNNNNNNNNNNNNNNNNNNNNNNNNNNNNNNNNNNNNNNNNNNNNNNNNNNNNNNNNNNNNNNNNNNNNNNNNNNNNNNNNNNNNNNNNNNNNNNNNNNNNNNNNNNNNNNNNNNNNNNNNNNNNNNNNNNNNNNNNNNNNNNNNNNNNNNNNNNNNNNNNNNNNNNNNNNNNNNNNNNNNNNNNNNNNNNNNNNNNNNNNNNNNNNNNNNNNNNNNNNNNNNNNNNNNNNNNNNNNNNNNNNNNNNNNNNNNNNNNNNNNNNNNNNNNNNNNNNNNNNNNNNNNNNNNNNNNNNNNNNNNNNNNNNNNNNNNNNNNNNNNNNNNNNNNNNNNNNNNNNNNNNNNNNNNNNNNNNNNNNNNNNNNNNNNNNNNNNNNNNNNNNNNNNNNNNNNNNNNNNNNNNNNNNNNNNNNNNNNNNNNNNNNNNNNNNNNNNNNNNNNNNNNNNNNNNNNNNNNNNNNNNNNNNNNNNNNNNNNNNNNNNNNNNNNNNNNNNNNNNNNNNNNNNNNNNNNNNNNNNNNNNNNNNNNNNNNNNNNNNNNNNNNNNNNNNNNNNNNNNNNNNNNNNNNNNNNNNNNNNNNNNNNNNNNNNNNNNNNNNNNNNNNNNNNNNNNNNNNNNNNNNNNNNNNNNNNNNNNNNNNNNNNNNNNNNNNNNNNNNNNNNNNNNNNNNNNNNNNNNNNNNNNNNNNNNNNNNNNNNNNNNNNNNNNNNNNNNNNNNNNNNNNNNNNNNNNNNNNNNNNNNNNNNNNNNNNNNNNNNNNNNNNNNNNNNNNNNNNNNNNNNNNNNNNNNNNNNNNNNNNNNNNNNNNNNNNNNNNNNNNNNNNNNNNNNNNNNNNNNNNNNNNNNNNNNNNNNNNNNNNNNNNNNNNNNNNNNNNNNNNNNNNNNNNNNNNNNNNNNNNNNNNNNNNNNNNNNNNNNNNNNNNNNNNNNNNNNNNNNNNNNNNNNNNNNNNNNNNNNNNNNNNNNNNNNNNNNNNNNNNNNNNNNNNNNNNNNNNNNNNNNNNNNNNNNNNNNNNNNNNNNNNNNNNNNNNNNNNNNNNNNNNNNNNNNNNNNNNNNNNNNNNNNNNNNNNNNNNNNNNNNNNNNNNNNNNNNNNNNNNNNNNNNNNNNNNNNNNNNNNNNNNNNNNNNNNNNNNNNNNNNNNNNNNNNNNNNNNNNNNNNNNNNNNNNNNNNNNNNNNNNNNNNNNNNNNNNNNNNNNNNNNNNNNNNNNNNNNNNNNNNNNNNNNNNNNNNNNNNNNNNNNNNNNNNNNNNNNNNNNNNNNNNNNNNNNNNNNNNNNNNNNNNNNNNNNNNNNNNNNNNNNNNNNNNNNNNNNNNNNNNNNNNNNNNNNNNNNNNNNNNNNNNNNNNNNNNNNNNNNNNNNNNNNNNNNNNNNNNNNNNNNNNNNNNNNNNNNNNNNNNNNNNNNNNNNNNNNNNNNNNNNNNNNNNNNNNNNNNNNNNNNNNNNNNNNNNNNNNNNNNNNNNNNNNNNNNNNNNNNNNNNNNNNNNNNNNNNNNNNNNNNNNNNNNNNNNNNNNNNNNNNNNNNNNNNNNNNNNNNNNNNNNNNNNNNNNNNNNNNNNNNNNNNNNNNNNNNNNNNNNNNNNNNNNNNNNNNNNNNNNNNNNNNNNNNNNNNNNNNNNNNNNNNNNNNNNNNNNNNNNNNNNNNNNNNNNNNNNNNNNNNNNNNNNNNNNNNNNNNNNNNNNNNNNNNNNNNNNNNNNNNNNNNNNNNNNNNNNNNNNNNNNNNNNNNNNNNNNNNNNNNNNNNNNNNNNNNNNNNNNNNNNNNNNNNNNNNNNNNNNNNNNNNNNNNNNNNNNNNNNNNNNNNNNNNNNNNNNNNNNNNNNNNNNNNNNNNNNNNNNNNNNNNNNNNNNNNNNNNNNNNNNNNNNNNNNNNNNNNNNNNNNNNNNNNNNNNNNNNNNNNNNNNNNNNNNNNNNNNNNNNNNNNNNNNNNNNNNNNNNNNNNNNNNNNNNNNNNNNNNNNNNNNNNNNNNNNNNNNNNNNNNNNNNNNNNNNNNNNNNNNNNNNNNNNNNNNNNNNNNNNNNNNNNNNNNNNNNNNNNNNNNNNNNNNNNNNNNNNNNNNNNNNNNNNNNNNNNNNNNNNNNNNNNNNNNNNNNNNNNNNNNNNNNNNNNNNNNNNNNNNNNNNNNNNNNNNNNNNNNNNNNNNNNNNNNNNNNNNNNNNNNNNNNNNNNNNNNNNNNNNNNNNNNNNNNNNNNNNNNNNNNNNNNNNNNNNNNNNNNNNNNNNNNNNNNNNNNNNNNNNNNNNNNNNNNNNNNNNNNNNNNNNNNNNNNNNNNNNNNNNNNNNNNNNNNNNNNNNNNNNNNNNNNNNNNNNNNNNNNNNNNNNNNNNNNNNNNNNNNNNNNNNNNNNNNNNNNNNNNNNNNNNNNNNNNNNNNNNNNNNNNNNNNNNNNNNNNNNNNNNNNNNNNNNNNNNNNNNNNNNNNNNNNNNNNNNNNNNNNNNNNNNNNNNNNNNNNNNNNNNNNNNNNNNNNNNNNNNNNNNNNNNNNNNNNNNNNNNNNNNNNNNNNNNNNNNNNNNNNNNNNNNNNNNNNNNNNNNNNNNNNNNNNNNNNNNNNNNNNNNNNNNNNNNNNNNNNNNNNNNNNNNNNNNNNNNNNNNNNNNNNNNNNNNNNNNNNNNNNNNNNNNNNNNNNNNNNNNNNNNNNNNNNNNNNNNNNNNNNNNNNNNNNNNNNNNNNNNNNNNNNNNNNNNNNNNNNNNNNNNNNNNNNNNNNNNNNNNNNNNNNNNNNNNNNNNNNNNNNNNNNNNNNNNNNNNNNNNNNNNNNNNNNNNNNNNNNNNNNNNNNNNNNNNNNNNNNNNNNNNNNNNNNNNNNNNNNNNNNNNNNNNNNNNNNNNNNNNNNNNNNNNNNNNNNNNNNNNNNNNNNNNNNNNNNNNNNNNNNNNNNNNNNNNNNNNNNNNNNNNNNNNNNNNNNNNNNNNNNNNNNNNNNNNNNNNNNNNNNNNNNNNNNNNNNNNNNNNNNNNNNNNNNNNNNNNNNNNNNNNNNNNNNNNNNNNNNNNNNNNNNNNNNNNNNNNNNNNNNNNNNNNNNNNNNNNNNNNNNNNNNNNNNNNNNNNNNNNNNNNNNNNNNNNNNNNNNNNNNNNNNNNNNNNNNNNNNNNNNNNNNNNNNNNNNNNNNNNNNNNNNNNNNNNNNNNNNNNNNNNNNNNNNNNNNNNNNNNNNNNNNNNNNNNNNNNNNNNNNNNNNNNNNNNNNNNNNNNNNNNNNNNNNNNNNNNNNNNNNNNNNNNNNNNNNNNNNNNNNNNNNNNNNNNNNNNNNNNNNNNNNNNNNNNNNNNNNNNNNNNNNNNNNNNNNNNNNNNNNNNNNNNNNNNNNNNNNNNNNNNNNNNNNNNNNNNNNNNNNNNNNNNNNNNNNNNNNNNNNNNNNNNNNNNNNNNNNNNNNNNNNNNNNNNNNNNNNNNNNNNNNNNNNNNNNNNNNNNNNNNNNNNNNNNNNNNNNNNNNNNNNNNNNNNNNNNNNNNNNNNNNNNNNNNNNNNNNNNNNNNNNNNNNNNNNNNNNNNNNNNNNNNNNNNNNNNNNNNNNNNNNNNNNNNNNNNNNNNNNNNNNNNNNNNNNNNNNNNNNNNNNNNNNNNNNNNNNNNNNNNNNNNNNNNNNNNNNNNNNNNNNNNNNNNNNNNNNNNNNNNNNNNNNNNNNNNNNNNNNNNNNNNNNNNNNNNNNNNNNNNNNNNNNNNNNNNNNNNNNNNNNNNNNNNNNNNNNNNNNNNNNNNNNNNNNNNNNNNNNNNNNNNNNNNNNNNNNNNNNNNNNNNNNNNNNNNNNNNNNNNNNNNNNNNNNNNNNNNNNNNNNNNNNNNNNNNNNNNNNNNNNNNNNNNNNNNNNNNNNNNNNNNNNNNNNNNNNNNNNNNNNNNNNNNNNNNNNNNNNNNNNNNNNNNNNNNNNNNNNNNNNNNNNNNNNNNNNNNNNNNNNNNNNNNNNNNNNNNNNNNNNNNNNNNNNNNNNNNNNNNNNNNNNNNNNNNNNNNNNNNNNNNNNNNNNNNNNNNNNNNNNNNNNNNNNNNNNNNNNNNNNNNNNNNNNNNNNNNNNNNNNNNNNNNNNNNNNNNNNNNNNNNNNNNNNNNNNNNNNNNNNNNNNNNNNNNNNNNNNNNNNNNNNNNNNNNNNNNNNNNNNNNNNNNNNNNNNNNNNNNNNNNNNNNNNNNNNNNNNNNNNNNNNNNNNNNNNNNNNNNNNNNNNNNNNNNNNNNNNNNNNNNNNNNNNNNNNNNNNNNNNNNNNNNNNNNNNNNNNNNNNNNNNNNNNNNNNNNNNNNNNNNNNNNNNNNNNNNNNNNNNNNNNNNNNNNNNNNNNNNNNNNNNNNNNNNNNNNNNNNNNNNNNNNNNNNNNNNNNNNNNNNNNNNNNNNNNNNNNNNNNNNNNNNNNNNNNNNNNNNNNNNNNNNNNNNNNNNNNNNNNNNNNNNNNNNNNNNNNNNNNNNNNNNNNNNNNNNNNNNNNNNNNNNNNNNNNNNNNNNNNNNNNNNNNNNNNNNNNNNNNNNNNNNNNNNNNNNNNNNNNNNNNNNNNNNNNNNNNNNNNNNNNNNNNNNNNNNNNNNNNNNNNNNNNNNNNNNNNNNNNNNNNNNNNNNNNNNNNNNNNNNNNNNNNNNNNNNNNNNNNNNNNNNNNNNNNNNNNNNNNNNNNNNNNNNNNNNNNNNNNNNNNNNNNNNNNNNNNNNNNNNNNNNNNNNNNNNNNNNNNNNNNNNNNNNNNNNNNNNNNNNNNNNNNNNNNNNNNNNNNNNNNNNNNNNNNNNNNNNNNNNNNNNNNNNNNNNNNNNNNNNNNNNNNNNNNNNNNNNNNNNNNNNNNNNNNNNNNNNNNNNNNNNNNNNNNNNNNNNNNNNNNNNNNNNNNNNNNNNNNNNNNNNNNNNNNNNNNNNNNNNNNNNNNNNNNNNNNNNNNNNNNNNNNNNNNNNNNNNNNNNNNNNNNNNNNNNNNNNNNNNNNNNNNNNNNNNNNNNNNNNNNNNNNNNNNNNNNNNNNNNNNNNNNNNNNNNNNNNNNNNNNNNNNNNNNNNNNNNNNNNNNNNNNNNNNNNNNNNNNNNNNNNNNNNNNNNNNNNNNNNNNNNNNNNNNNNNNNNNNNNNNNNNNNNNNNNNNNNNNNNNNNNNNNNNNNNNNNNNNNNNNNNNNNNNNNNNNNNNNNNNNNNNNNNNNNNNNNNNNNNNNNNNNNNNNNNNNNNNNNNNNNNNNNNNNNNNNNNNNNNNNNNNNNNNNNNNNNNNNNNNNNNNNNNNNNNNNNNNNNNNNNNNNNNNNNNNNNNNNNNNNNNNNNNNNNNNNNNNNNNNNNNNNNNNNNNNNNNNNNNNNNNNNNNNNNNNNNNNNNNNNNNNNNNNNNNNNNNNNNNNNNNNNNNNNNNNNNNNNNNNNNNNNNNNNNNNNNNNNNNNNNNNNNNNNNNNNNNNNNNNNNNNNNNNNNNNNNNNNNNNNNNNNNNNNNNNNNNNNNNNNNNNNNNNNNNNNNNNNNNNNNNNNNNNNNNNNNNNNNNNNNNNNNNNNNNNNNNNNNNNNNNNNNNNNNNNNNNNNNNNNNNNNNNNNNNNNNNNNNNNNNNNNNNNNNNNNNNNNNNNNNNNNNNNNNNACTACGGATGCAAGAATAAAAATACATGAAACTGGAAATACAAAGTCACTATTCTGCCTAAGAGACCACAAAGGCACAAACTACCAACCAACCACATCAACTATTGCAAAAAGTTTAAACTCTCATTGATTATAAATTCATAACATACATTAGGCCatatttggataaacaacttaattaaatgCTTATAGCATAaatgtttattatataaatGCTTATGTGTAAGctatttttaacaaaagataaaaaaaagacAGTAGATAAtctcaaataagtcaatccaaacaaccaatttaattttcaaaagtaGTCACTTTGAAGTCTACAAAAATTATACTAATACATTCACGAACTTTCAACATGGCTTCACTTTCAAAGCAACCATCGATTGAATATTAATGAAAGTACCTTCCCTTTGGTGCCAGCAACATGGATAACCTTCAAATTGGAAATCGCCTCCTCCAATTCAAGCATCTATTGAATGAACAACCCACCATTGTTAACATAACCAAACAACTAGACATTTTGCCTACAAAGTGACTAAATATATTGAAATCCAATTGACAAACACTTTACGTACCTTTAGGTACTCGAATAGCACGCTGAATCGCTCCTCCATATTGACATCACCAACACGAGTGCGTTTAGTAATCAAAGATGACAAGGCTTCCAACGCTTCTTCATACGGTGTCAATGGCGAAGATTTTAGAGACCCATTATCTCCTTCTGCAAATCAAAGACAAAAGAAAAGACCCCAATATAAGAATCaacataaaaatgaaaacttgAGTTGAAGCATAACGCACAGAGCATAAAAAGAAATAGTACCCCACGAAACACTTATATATTAGAACAACCCAGATTTGGAAATCAACGATAGAAGTAGAGATGAAAGTGAATACCTTCGGCCATGATAAATTTGGATTGAAATCTGAATCAAACAACTAAAAACCGAGTTTGTTATTGTGAACTGAGAGAAAGACGGCGTGGGTGAAGAGAAAGATGGAAGGGGATTTGTGAAGGAAGGATTGAAGATAGAAAGATTAGGATTTCAGGGAGGAGGAAATGGTTGACGAGCATTGCAATTGCAAAGACATTCTGTCAGCATTCTTATGAAGGTACTCACTAACGTTTGATTTTAATCCACGTTTGTTGGATTGTCTCATTCATGGTAAAAAAAGCTCTCGAATATTCCAAATTTGGAACGTAATTGTGTCCAATAATAATGACTTGGGTTAAATATGCAATCagtgaaatttaaattttttatttttatattcataaattataataaattttttaaaaaacataatttttaactttataaattttttattttataatttaattaaagacatatgagtaattaatacatctagataattttatattataaaattatatattatgttactcaaaatatgtaaaattatcattttttaattcaaaagtacgaaaaaataactaaaacagttgacttttaaataaaaagaccgattttgtaattttgtgaaaattaaatgatcaaaactgcaattaaagattaaacttaaacttaattcatacaaaatttaaaaaatttagctTTAGTTTGTGTAAAGTAAAACAAATTGTTTTAATCCATGTAaaatacaagaaatttgattttaattattttataataataaaaaaataatcttgtgtactatttttataataaattataattagtatattttaattattatcatttttatttagaaagtataaaaaatattaattttaaataattaactaatgatAACTATTTATCTTGTATCTATGTGTATGATTATATATGCTTCATCCACttatgattatatatatttcatccACTTCTTTAGTGATTCATTCTCAAATAAATAacatgaaaaattatatttaatgtattataattatttttatgttaataatattaaaaaatatattaattttaattaattttttattgatagaaTATTTTTCTGtacatgatttttataatatatttgtaattagtatattattattattttcatttttaattagaaGACATAAAAAAGTATAACATTTATCTAATTGATTAGGGACAAATACTTCTTCAGTGTATGAATTCTACATTTGATATTTTCTTTTGCGATTCACTTTCAGAAGGAAAAATTTGTGAGAAAATTATAGTTAttctattataattgttttattttaaatgttgatgatattaataaaatattaattttaactaattattttgtTACAAAAGCTTGTCTcgaatttgattttataataagaaaaaccatattttgttgttaattataaaattatacacgaaaaaaaaattaatcacaaaataattaattaaaattaacattttattaaTATCGTCAACATAGAAATAAGAACAATTTTAATacaataattgtaatttttttacactagtttttttttgtgttttttattcttttaaaaataattcacaaaAATAGTTGCTGGAACATACAATTCATACACAAAACAAGtatttatctataattaattaattaaatttaatatcttttatgtattttaaataaaaatgagaatagttataatatattaattacaaatggattataaaaataatgcaccaacaaatatttgtcaataaataattagtcaaaaattattgttttttcaaCATCGTCAACttaaaaataagaacaattacAATGcgttaactataattttttcatattgtttGTTTAGAAATGGGTCgctaaaaaaattgttgaaatatattataaactAGATAAATACTtgtaattaatcaattaatcaaaattaatatttt from Cicer arietinum cultivar CDC Frontier isolate Library 1 chromosome 5, Cicar.CDCFrontier_v2.0, whole genome shotgun sequence carries:
- the LOC101506206 gene encoding folylpolyglutamate synthase-like, with amino-acid sequence MAEEGDNGSLKSSPLTPYEEALEALSSLITKRTRVGDVNMEERFSVLFEYLKMLELEEAISNLKVIHVAGTKGKVLSLIFNRWLL